Genomic DNA from Lutibacter sp. A80:
GAGTTTCCTTTAGGACCAGGAACTTCTGGACAAGCATCATCTCCATCTGCAACACCATCTCCATCTTGATCAGGACAACCATGTAAAGCTTTTAATCCAGCAACTGTAGGACATTTATCTTTAGCATCTGGAATACCATCTCCGTCTGTATCTGGACAACCATCAAATTCTGGTAAACCAGGAACATCTGGACATTTATCACAACAGTCAGAAACACCATCTTTATCTGCATCAGTATCTGGACAACCATTAAACTCAGCTAAACCAGCTTCATTAGGACATTTGTCTTCTTTATTACTTACACCATCACCATCAGTATCTTTATTTCCTAATTTCCATACGATACCAACAGAATGTTGATACATATCAAAATCTACTGGAGTATTTACTTTTTTATAACCTGAAGTAAAGTTAATACCTACATTATCACTAATCCAAGCATTAAAACCAGCACCAACATTTAAACTTACACCGTTTTCAGTTCCTACCCAATTTTCACCAACACCAACGTATAAGAATGGATCAAACCAACCTGTTTGTCCAAATAAATTATTTAAATCATATTTTGCATTTAAATCTAAACCAAAGAATGTTACATTAGCAGATGAACCCCAAGGTTTATCAACTTTATTTAACGACCCTGCAAGTTCAGCACTAAAACCACTTCCTATGTATCTTGTAACAGCAAATTTGCTTAACCATGGAACGGCATTTACATCATTTCCATTAAAATCATATGATCCGA
This window encodes:
- a CDS encoding OmpA family protein, giving the protein MKHLKIAVLALLLITSLGNANAQDKENPWGFTLGVNAIDISTSTDATSGYFGSYDFNGNDVNAVPWLSKFAVTRYIGSGFSAELAGSLNKVDKPWGSSANVTFFGLDLNAKYDLNNLFGQTGWFDPFLYVGVGENWVGTENGVSLNVGAGFNAWISDNVGINFTSGYKKVNTPVDFDMYQHSVGIVWKLGNKDTDGDGVSNKEDKCPNEAGLAEFNGCPDTDADKDGVSDCCDKCPDVPGLPEFDGCPDTDGDGIPDAKDKCPTVAGLKALHGCPDQDGDGVADGDDACPEVPGPKGNSGCPYKDTDEDGVIDIIDRCVEVPGPASNEGCPEVFVDQETVDQAARGINFDTGKSAIRPDAAAILDNVATILNQNQNLQFRFSVEGHTDSTGSAARNMTLSTDRANAVKAYLVNKGVSANRLSTQGFGQTAPIDSNATSEGRFNNRRVEINQIK